From Vicia villosa cultivar HV-30 ecotype Madison, WI unplaced genomic scaffold, Vvil1.0 ctg.000059F_1_1_1, whole genome shotgun sequence, a single genomic window includes:
- the LOC131623230 gene encoding uncharacterized protein At4g37920, whose amino-acid sequence MNSFKILTSTFNTSTFFPSIHDNLCTTNLLTPSFQNHKTKLTAQNPKPHFLLCASLPSPQASNVSMAEVEEQEEVEIVKGYTMTQFCDKMIDLFLNEKTKSKEWRKYLVFREEWKKYRNSFFIRCQRRAEMESDPTMKEKFASLGRRVKKIDDEMEGHYELFKELQDFPTDINAIVARRRKDFSGDFFRYLTLIADTYDSLEDRDGIARLGAKCLSSVGAYDNTLKNMETLDAAQAKFDDILNSPSIDAACQRIKSLAKAKELDSSLVLLINGAWAKAKESTTMKNEVKEIMYQLYKTTKSSLRTIAPKEIKLLKHLLNIIDPEERFSALAMAFSPGDEHEAKDPNALYTTPKELHKWIQIMLDAYSLNKEESDLREARQMTDPIVIQRLFILKDTIEKEYMEKDKVPKSETEDDSQSEVF is encoded by the exons ATGAATAGCTTCAAAATTTTAACCTCAACATTCAACACCTCCACTTTCTTCCCTTCTATCCATGATAACCTCTGCACCACCAATCTCCTCACTCCTTCCTTCCAAAACCACAAAACCAAACTTACAGCTCAGAATCCCAAACCCCATTTTCTCCTATGCGCTTCTCTTCCTA GTCCACAAGCTAGTAATGTTTCCATGGCTGAAGTGGAGGAACAAGAAGAGGTTGAAATTGTAAAGGGTTACACCATGACACAATTTTGTGACAAAATGATAGATTTGTTTTTGAATGAGAAAACCAAATCAAAGGAATGGAGGAAGTATTTGGTATTTAGGGAGGAGTGGAAGAAATATAGGAATAGCTTCTTCATTAGGTGTCAAAGAAGAGCTGAGATGGAGAGTGATCCAACAATGAAGGAGAAATTTGCTTCATTAGGGAGAAGGGTGAAGAAG ATTGATGATGAAATGGAAGGACACTATGAACTTTTCAAGGAGTTACAAGATTTTCCAACCGACATTAATGCCATAGTTGCACGAAGGCGCAAAGACTTCTCTGGAGACTTTTTCCGTTACCTCACTCTTATTGCAGATACTTATGACAGCTTGGAGGATCGTGATG GGATTGCGAGGCTTGGGGCTAAATGCTTATCTTCTGTCGGTGCATACGATAATACTTTAAAGAATATGGAGACATTAGACGCTGCGCAGGCAAAATTTGATGATATCCTCAACTCTCCTTCAATTGACGCAGCTTGTCAGAGAATCAAAAGTCTCGCAAAGGCAAAGGAACTTGATTCTTCATTGGTATTGTTGATAAACGGTGCTTGGGCTAAAGCGAAAGAATCTACAACAATGAAGAATGAG GTGAAAGAGATAATGTACCAATTGTACAAGACCACAAAGAGCAGCCTAAGGACAATTGCTCCAAAAGAAATAAAACTTCTAAAGCATTTGTTAAACATCATAGACCCCGAGGAGCGATTCTCTGCCTTGGCAATGGCTTTCTCTCCCGGTGATGAACATGAAGCCAAGGATCCTAATGCTTTATACAC CACGCCTAAGGAGCTCCACAAATGGATTCAGATAATGCTCGATGCATATAGTCTAAACAAAGAAGAATCAGATTTGAGAGAAGCTAGGCAAATGACTGATCCTATAGTTATTCAAAGATTGTTTATCCTCAAGGATACCATTGAGAAAGAATATATGGAAAAAGACAAAGTTCCAAAGTCTGAGACAGAAGATGACTCCCAATCAGAAGTGTTTTGA